A genome region from Gigantopelta aegis isolate Gae_Host chromosome 3, Gae_host_genome, whole genome shotgun sequence includes the following:
- the LOC121369058 gene encoding phosphoserine phosphatase-like isoform X1, with the protein MYRTGNRLIRLLYDMSQKDVRAVWRRADAVCFDVDSTVCKDEGIDELAKFCNVGLEVSELTKKAMGGNMSFREALSQRLDIIKPSRQQMVDFIGHRKPRLSDGIVELVSLLKERGCAVYLVSGGFISVITEAAKLLSIPPGNIFCNRLKFYYSGEYAGFDVDQPTSDSGGKTKVVKMIKEKFGHKQLVMVGDGATDMETCPPADAFIGYGGNVVRESVKEKASWFITDFQELIGELKSATNVNTDNLLNGVH; encoded by the exons ATGTATCGAACTGGTAACAG ATTAATAAGACTGCTGTACGATATGTCACAGAAAGACGTCAGAGCAGTGTGGCGGAGAGCGGATGCTGTCTGTTTTGATGTCGACTCGACAGTGTGCAAGGATGAAGGCATTGATGAGCTGGCCAAGTTCTGCAATGTCGGTCTTGAGGTGTCAGAACT AACAAAGAAGGCAATGGGTGGCAACATGTCTTTCAGGGAAGCACTTTCGCAGAGATTGGATATCATTAAACCATCTCGGCAACAAATGGTTGACTTTATTGGTCACAGAAAGCCACGGCTTAGTGATGGAATAGT AGAGTTGGTGTCACTATTGAAGGAGCGAGGCTGTGCAGTTTATCTCGTGTCTGGAGGGTTTATTTCAGTTATTACTGAAGCAGCCAAATTGCTGTCCATACCACCAGGAAACATATTTTGCAATAGACTGAAGTTTTATTACtcag GGGAATATGCTGGCTTTGATGTTGACCAACCGACCTCTGATTCCGGAGGGAAGACTAAAGTGGTGAAGATGATCAAGGAGAAGTTTGGTCACAAGCAGCTGGTCATGGTGGGAGACGGTGCCACAGATATGGAAACCTGTCCGCCGGCG GATGCATTTATTGGATATGGTGGAAATGTGGTCAGGGAAAGTGTGAAAGAAAAGGCATCTTGGTTCATCACAGACTTCCAAGAACTTATTGGTGAATTAAAAAGTGCAACAAATGTCAATACGGACAATTTGTTAAACGGAGTACATTAA
- the LOC121369058 gene encoding phosphoserine phosphatase-like isoform X2 has protein sequence MSQKDVRAVWRRADAVCFDVDSTVCKDEGIDELAKFCNVGLEVSELTKKAMGGNMSFREALSQRLDIIKPSRQQMVDFIGHRKPRLSDGIVELVSLLKERGCAVYLVSGGFISVITEAAKLLSIPPGNIFCNRLKFYYSGEYAGFDVDQPTSDSGGKTKVVKMIKEKFGHKQLVMVGDGATDMETCPPADAFIGYGGNVVRESVKEKASWFITDFQELIGELKSATNVNTDNLLNGVH, from the exons ATGTCACAGAAAGACGTCAGAGCAGTGTGGCGGAGAGCGGATGCTGTCTGTTTTGATGTCGACTCGACAGTGTGCAAGGATGAAGGCATTGATGAGCTGGCCAAGTTCTGCAATGTCGGTCTTGAGGTGTCAGAACT AACAAAGAAGGCAATGGGTGGCAACATGTCTTTCAGGGAAGCACTTTCGCAGAGATTGGATATCATTAAACCATCTCGGCAACAAATGGTTGACTTTATTGGTCACAGAAAGCCACGGCTTAGTGATGGAATAGT AGAGTTGGTGTCACTATTGAAGGAGCGAGGCTGTGCAGTTTATCTCGTGTCTGGAGGGTTTATTTCAGTTATTACTGAAGCAGCCAAATTGCTGTCCATACCACCAGGAAACATATTTTGCAATAGACTGAAGTTTTATTACtcag GGGAATATGCTGGCTTTGATGTTGACCAACCGACCTCTGATTCCGGAGGGAAGACTAAAGTGGTGAAGATGATCAAGGAGAAGTTTGGTCACAAGCAGCTGGTCATGGTGGGAGACGGTGCCACAGATATGGAAACCTGTCCGCCGGCG GATGCATTTATTGGATATGGTGGAAATGTGGTCAGGGAAAGTGTGAAAGAAAAGGCATCTTGGTTCATCACAGACTTCCAAGAACTTATTGGTGAATTAAAAAGTGCAACAAATGTCAATACGGACAATTTGTTAAACGGAGTACATTAA